One window of the Arthrobacter sp. D5-1 genome contains the following:
- the tilS gene encoding tRNA lysidine(34) synthetase TilS, which yields MQNALASAGHPQRVLVACSGGPDSLALAAIAAYFGRRGHVDGHPVTVAGVVVDHQLQPGSAEVASRTAAVLRELGLSPVEVRTVEVAATGFGPEAAARDARHAALESAAADLACDVILLGHTLDDQAEQVLLGLARGSGTRSLAGMRPARGRLLRPFLGLRRAETLEICEVEELSPWHDPSNADPSFARSRTRVEVMPVLEEKLGPGVAESLARTAAILQQDADFLEDLANETYLSLVQREDGGAWLPEDAVRELPAALRFRVIAKAAADVGGQQPGYGRLQAAEALLRRQGSAGPVELPGHVSVYRLSLSDLEQERSVSAGAPAASSPRDSAGAGPREAARCGKLVFRHQKPSQQ from the coding sequence TTGCAGAACGCCTTGGCCTCCGCGGGTCATCCCCAGCGGGTGCTCGTAGCCTGCAGCGGTGGGCCGGATTCGTTGGCTTTGGCAGCCATAGCCGCGTACTTCGGCCGGCGTGGCCACGTCGATGGACATCCGGTAACGGTTGCCGGTGTGGTGGTGGATCATCAGCTGCAGCCGGGCTCTGCAGAGGTCGCCTCCCGGACTGCCGCGGTGTTGCGCGAGCTGGGTCTGTCTCCGGTGGAGGTGCGCACTGTGGAAGTCGCGGCCACTGGGTTCGGCCCTGAGGCCGCGGCCAGGGATGCCCGCCATGCTGCGTTGGAATCTGCTGCCGCGGACCTGGCGTGTGATGTGATCCTTCTTGGCCACACCCTGGACGACCAAGCCGAGCAGGTGTTGCTGGGCTTGGCCCGTGGTTCAGGGACTCGGTCTTTGGCGGGGATGAGGCCTGCCCGCGGTCGCCTTCTCCGCCCTTTCCTGGGCCTTCGCCGAGCCGAGACCCTGGAAATTTGCGAGGTCGAGGAACTTTCGCCTTGGCACGATCCCAGCAACGCCGACCCTTCCTTTGCCCGGTCCCGGACCCGCGTGGAAGTCATGCCTGTCCTGGAAGAGAAGCTGGGGCCGGGGGTCGCCGAGTCGCTTGCCCGGACCGCCGCAATACTGCAGCAGGATGCCGATTTCCTCGAAGATCTGGCCAACGAGACCTATCTCTCACTTGTCCAGCGTGAAGACGGCGGGGCATGGCTTCCGGAAGACGCCGTACGTGAGCTGCCCGCAGCGCTGAGGTTCCGGGTCATCGCGAAGGCTGCCGCCGACGTCGGGGGTCAACAACCTGGCTACGGACGGCTCCAAGCCGCGGAAGCGCTGCTGCGGCGACAAGGGTCGGCCGGACCCGTGGAGCTTCCCGGCCACGTCAGTGTTTACCGGTTGTCCCTGAGCGATTTGGAGCAGGAGCGTTCGGTTTCCGCCGGTGCTCCGGCTGCCAGTAGTCCGCGCGATTCGGCCGGCGCCGGTCCCCGCGAAGCCGCGCGCTGTGGGAAGCTAGTATTCCGGCATCAGAAACCGTCCCAACAGTAG
- a CDS encoding PH domain-containing protein, translating into MSPEGNAAVSLPDQPEAKVDGDWNRVHPASPFVRGWVALAAVGFFFGRDAFERMLQGRDFLDPNLNGRVPWLLAGGAVVLLLTVGSFILSWYFTRYQVAEGYVRVNTGFLFKQQRQARLDRVQAIDIVQPLLARIFGLAELKFEVADAGESAVRLAYLPLAQAKQLRATILARAAGVVSEPGKEEEIPEAPEHVVLSVPPARLIGSLVLSEQTVGILVGAAVVVAVSVFTENQTLFLALIPGILGIGAAYWNSFNKGYNFTAAISPDGIRLRYGLLDTQAQTLPPGRIQAVMVTQPPLWRIFGWYRMHVNVAGYGISGSTEGAARTMLLPVGMKPDVLRMMSLVLPDPGVEDPERVFTAGLDGLAPAAPDAAPTDEFVTTPRRARLLAPLGRRRNGFLATRTALLIRSGRWWHTLVLVPHQRTQSMALHQGPLARRFGVADLVLHTTAGPVSPRVFQADAAQAVELFDQQAARAREARKRQTSEQWLAQVAPQAPEVAAAAEVATTAEQPPPPAQSAQPARPIQPEHPHTSPQQEDRHDG; encoded by the coding sequence GTGAGCCCGGAAGGCAACGCGGCGGTGAGCCTGCCGGATCAACCGGAAGCAAAGGTCGACGGCGACTGGAACCGCGTCCACCCGGCATCACCTTTCGTTCGTGGCTGGGTGGCACTTGCCGCCGTCGGGTTCTTCTTTGGCCGTGACGCATTCGAACGCATGTTGCAGGGCAGGGATTTTCTGGATCCAAACCTGAACGGCCGTGTGCCGTGGCTTTTGGCCGGCGGCGCCGTGGTGCTGCTGTTGACGGTGGGCAGTTTCATCCTGAGCTGGTACTTCACGCGTTACCAGGTGGCCGAAGGGTACGTGCGCGTCAACACTGGTTTCCTGTTCAAGCAGCAGCGGCAGGCCAGATTGGACCGTGTCCAGGCCATCGACATTGTTCAGCCGCTCTTGGCGAGGATATTTGGCCTCGCTGAACTCAAATTTGAAGTGGCCGACGCCGGCGAGTCGGCGGTGCGGCTCGCTTACCTTCCGCTCGCCCAGGCGAAGCAATTGCGCGCCACCATCCTTGCGCGGGCGGCCGGCGTTGTCAGCGAGCCCGGTAAGGAAGAGGAAATTCCTGAGGCACCCGAGCATGTGGTGCTGTCTGTGCCTCCGGCACGGCTCATTGGATCCCTCGTGTTGAGCGAGCAAACCGTCGGAATCCTGGTCGGTGCCGCCGTGGTGGTAGCTGTCTCTGTTTTCACAGAGAACCAGACGCTGTTCCTGGCGCTGATCCCCGGCATCCTGGGCATCGGCGCAGCCTACTGGAATTCCTTCAACAAGGGCTACAACTTCACGGCAGCCATTTCGCCGGACGGTATCCGCCTTCGATACGGTCTCCTGGACACCCAGGCGCAGACCCTGCCTCCCGGACGCATCCAGGCAGTCATGGTGACGCAGCCGCCTCTCTGGAGGATCTTTGGCTGGTACCGGATGCACGTCAACGTGGCGGGTTATGGGATATCGGGCAGTACCGAGGGTGCCGCCCGGACCATGCTGCTGCCCGTCGGAATGAAGCCCGATGTCCTGCGAATGATGTCCTTGGTGCTGCCGGACCCGGGGGTTGAGGACCCGGAGCGCGTCTTCACGGCCGGACTGGATGGGTTGGCTCCGGCCGCGCCCGACGCCGCCCCGACAGATGAATTTGTCACCACACCCCGCCGCGCACGGTTGCTTGCTCCACTTGGCCGGCGTCGCAACGGATTCCTTGCCACGCGCACGGCGTTGTTGATCCGATCCGGCCGTTGGTGGCACACGCTGGTCCTTGTGCCGCATCAGCGGACGCAGTCCATGGCGCTCCACCAGGGGCCGCTGGCTCGCCGCTTCGGAGTGGCCGACCTTGTCCTCCACACCACCGCCGGACCTGTTTCTCCCAGGGTCTTCCAAGCTGATGCGGCCCAGGCCGTGGAACTCTTCGACCAACAGGCTGCCCGCGCCCGGGAAGCCCGGAAACGGCAGACGAGCGAGCAGTGGCTGGCGCAAGTGGCACCGCAGGCCCCGGAGGTTGCAGCCGCAGCGGAGGTTGCGACCACAGCGGAACAGCCGCCCCCGCCGGCACAGTCCGCGCAGCCGGCCCGGCCAATCCAGCCGGAACACCCCCACACTTCACCGCAACAGGAGGACCGCCACGATGGCTAG
- the folB gene encoding dihydroneopterin aldolase: MDRITLTGVTAVGYHGVFDFERRDGQPFVVDAVLHTDFTKAAETDDLQYTAHYGEVAELITRHIEGEPLNLIEGLAVRIAEGILANYSVAAVDVTVHKPKAPIEVPFGDVTVSVHRERS; this comes from the coding sequence GTGGACAGGATCACGCTGACGGGCGTCACCGCCGTGGGTTATCACGGGGTGTTCGATTTTGAGCGCCGTGACGGCCAGCCTTTCGTGGTGGATGCAGTGCTCCACACGGATTTCACCAAGGCCGCGGAGACAGATGACCTGCAGTACACAGCGCACTATGGTGAAGTTGCCGAGCTGATCACCCGGCACATCGAGGGCGAGCCCTTGAACCTGATCGAGGGTCTGGCCGTCAGGATCGCGGAGGGCATCCTCGCGAACTACAGCGTGGCCGCCGTCGACGTCACCGTCCACAAGCCCAAGGCTCCCATTGAGGTGCCGTTCGGCGACGTTACGGTCAGTGTGCACCGGGAGCGATCATGA
- a CDS encoding DUF2520 domain-containing protein has protein sequence MARPGRLGVGIIGAGKVGAVLGAALRAAEHAVVGVSAVSEASRERAENLLPGVPVLEIQDIVERSELVLLAVPDDALGELVAGLAKLGAWQPGQLVAHTSGRFGVGILNPVRAVGAIPLALHPAMTFTGMSLDLTRLMDCTFGVTADAAMLPIAQALVVEMGAEPVAIAEADRTLYHASLAHSSNHMVTLVAQASQMLREIGVENPESMLGPLLRATLENALASGESALTGPVARGDVGTVSAHAQALKEYDGGAGGDVLAAYQAMARATARRAENRGLLRPEQLNEIDEALGADPKSPEGY, from the coding sequence ATGGCTAGGCCAGGACGACTCGGAGTCGGAATCATCGGCGCCGGCAAGGTGGGTGCCGTGTTGGGTGCCGCTTTGCGCGCGGCCGAGCACGCCGTCGTCGGGGTTTCTGCTGTGTCGGAGGCGAGCCGTGAGCGTGCCGAAAACCTGCTGCCCGGTGTTCCGGTCCTGGAGATCCAGGACATCGTGGAGCGTTCGGAACTGGTGCTGTTGGCCGTTCCGGACGACGCCCTCGGGGAGTTGGTGGCGGGGCTCGCCAAGCTGGGCGCCTGGCAGCCGGGCCAACTGGTGGCACACACGTCCGGCCGGTTCGGCGTGGGAATCCTCAACCCTGTCCGTGCGGTGGGCGCGATCCCGCTGGCGCTGCACCCGGCCATGACTTTCACGGGCATGAGCTTGGACCTGACCCGGCTCATGGATTGCACTTTCGGTGTTACCGCGGATGCGGCCATGCTGCCGATCGCTCAAGCCCTCGTGGTGGAGATGGGTGCCGAACCGGTGGCCATTGCCGAAGCCGACCGCACCCTCTACCACGCGTCCCTTGCGCATAGCTCGAACCACATGGTCACGCTGGTGGCCCAGGCATCCCAGATGCTGCGGGAGATCGGCGTCGAAAACCCGGAGTCCATGCTGGGTCCGCTGTTGCGCGCCACACTGGAGAACGCCCTTGCATCCGGCGAATCGGCGCTGACCGGTCCGGTGGCGCGTGGAGATGTGGGTACCGTTTCCGCGCATGCCCAGGCACTGAAAGAGTACGACGGCGGTGCGGGCGGCGATGTTCTCGCGGCCTACCAGGCCATGGCGCGGGCCACCGCACGCAGGGCGGAAAACCGCGGGCTCCTGCGGCCCGAACAACTGAATGAGATCGACGA
- a CDS encoding DUF3180 domain-containing protein → MKAMRPVVLVLIAVIAAVIGWLATATTNRFSMPTPVLPVSALVTMAVIAGLTLIMGIRVLRWRNGKKKNLLNPILAARTLILAQACAYAGTLLLGWHAGISMDLLRIGSLRGGEGILWNALLMGGGGVVMVVVGLVVERFCRIPPEDLEGGTAGPGPRRGETKGEGEYAYRGD, encoded by the coding sequence ATGAAAGCAATGCGCCCGGTGGTTCTGGTGCTCATCGCCGTCATCGCTGCGGTCATTGGATGGTTGGCAACCGCCACCACCAACCGCTTCAGCATGCCCACCCCGGTCCTGCCGGTATCCGCGCTGGTGACCATGGCCGTTATTGCCGGCCTCACACTCATCATGGGCATTCGTGTGCTGCGCTGGCGCAACGGCAAGAAGAAGAACCTGCTCAATCCGATTCTGGCGGCCAGGACATTGATCCTTGCCCAGGCCTGCGCCTATGCGGGAACCTTGCTGCTTGGCTGGCATGCCGGAATCTCGATGGACCTTCTCCGGATCGGCAGCTTGCGCGGCGGCGAGGGAATACTGTGGAACGCCTTGCTGATGGGCGGCGGTGGCGTGGTCATGGTGGTGGTTGGGCTCGTGGTGGAGCGTTTCTGCCGGATCCCACCCGAGGATCTTGAAGGTGGCACTGCCGGACCGGGGCCCCGTCGCGGCGAAACCAAAGGCGAAGGCGAGTATGCATACCGAGGCGATTGA
- a CDS encoding PH domain-containing protein produces the protein MHTEAIDPPGVQWLRVSPKYVTVRLVEWAIGNVLMLTVLSLPLIFVLLGWWRWPPLWLAITVPAVMLVLALWRLVLIPRQVRAIGYAERDDDLLIRRGIFFQRTMVVPYGRMQYVDVAVGPVERSLGLCTLKLHTASTGTNAHLPGLPAEEGARLREQLSARGEARLAGL, from the coding sequence ATGCATACCGAGGCGATTGATCCTCCCGGCGTCCAGTGGCTTCGGGTTTCCCCGAAGTACGTCACCGTGCGGTTGGTGGAGTGGGCCATCGGCAATGTCCTGATGCTGACAGTCCTCAGTTTGCCGCTCATATTCGTGCTGCTGGGTTGGTGGCGTTGGCCTCCTTTGTGGCTCGCCATCACGGTTCCCGCAGTGATGCTGGTCCTGGCGCTGTGGCGGCTGGTGTTGATTCCCCGCCAGGTACGCGCCATCGGCTACGCAGAACGCGACGACGACCTCCTCATCCGCCGCGGCATCTTCTTCCAACGCACCATGGTGGTTCCCTACGGCCGGATGCAGTACGTGGACGTTGCGGTTGGTCCGGTTGAACGCAGCTTGGGACTGTGCACGCTCAAACTCCACACGGCATCGACCGGAACCAACGCGCACCTGCCTGGTCTTCCGGCAGAGGAAGGCGCACGGCTGCGCGAACAGCTTTCGGCCCGTGGAGAAGCCAGGCTGGCCGGGCTGTGA
- the folE gene encoding GTP cyclohydrolase I FolE — protein sequence MTHFDDDDDLAAAHGSAAGSKHAHKVDRPRIEAAVREILLAIGEDPDRGGLQDTPKRVAKAYAEVFAGLHQHPADVLSTTFDLDHEELVLVKDIPFYSTCEHHLVPFHGVAHVGYIPSHDGKVTGLSKLARLVDIYARRPQVQERLTTQIVEALVKHLNPRGAIVVVECEHMCMSMRGIRKPGAKTVTSAVRGQLHDPATRAEAMSLILGR from the coding sequence GTGACTCATTTCGACGACGACGACGACCTCGCCGCCGCCCACGGCTCCGCCGCGGGCTCCAAGCACGCCCATAAAGTAGACCGTCCGCGCATTGAAGCGGCGGTCCGCGAGATCCTCTTGGCTATTGGTGAAGACCCTGACCGTGGCGGCCTCCAGGACACGCCCAAGCGCGTGGCCAAGGCGTACGCCGAGGTTTTTGCCGGGCTCCACCAGCATCCGGCGGATGTCCTTTCCACCACGTTCGACCTCGATCATGAAGAGCTCGTCCTGGTGAAGGACATTCCGTTCTATTCGACCTGCGAGCACCACCTGGTGCCGTTCCACGGAGTGGCGCATGTCGGTTACATCCCGTCACATGACGGGAAGGTGACAGGCCTCAGCAAGCTGGCGCGGTTGGTCGACATCTACGCGCGCCGGCCGCAGGTGCAGGAGCGCCTCACGACGCAGATCGTTGAGGCGTTGGTGAAGCACCTCAACCCGCGTGGTGCCATTGTGGTCGTCGAATGTGAACACATGTGTATGTCCATGCGCGGCATCCGCAAGCCCGGCGCGAAGACCGTCACCAGTGCGGTGCGCGGTCAGCTCCATGACCCGGCCACCCGCGCCGAGGCCATGAGCCTCATACTCGGAAGGTAA
- the folK gene encoding 2-amino-4-hydroxy-6-hydroxymethyldihydropteridine diphosphokinase has translation MTSGYTKAILALGSNLGERNDTLSTAVAALVDPPEVRLLGVSPVVQTKAVGGPEGQPDFLNMVMAVETTLTPLELLRHCHDVEQQHHRTREVRWGPRTLDVDIVVFGDVVSDDPILTLPHPRAAERAFVLYPWSLLEPHAQLNGRSVAELAAVAADMPDIRRFDGYGDVAGVPATGAVEQP, from the coding sequence ATGACATCCGGCTACACCAAGGCCATCCTGGCCCTCGGCAGTAACCTGGGGGAGCGCAACGACACCCTTTCCACTGCGGTTGCGGCCTTGGTGGATCCGCCGGAGGTGCGGCTCCTTGGAGTTTCCCCGGTGGTGCAGACCAAGGCAGTCGGTGGTCCGGAAGGGCAGCCGGACTTCCTGAACATGGTCATGGCCGTGGAAACCACGTTGACCCCGCTGGAACTCTTGAGGCATTGCCACGACGTCGAACAGCAGCACCACCGTACGCGCGAGGTTCGCTGGGGTCCCAGGACGCTGGATGTGGACATCGTCGTGTTCGGCGACGTCGTCAGTGACGATCCCATTCTTACTCTTCCCCATCCGCGGGCAGCTGAGCGTGCATTCGTGCTCTATCCGTGGTCGTTGTTGGAACCGCACGCACAGTTGAACGGGCGCAGTGTTGCTGAGTTGGCTGCCGTCGCCGCTGACATGCCGGATATCCGGCGCTTCGATGGTTATGGCGACGTAGCCGGCGTGCCTGCGACGGGAGCAGTGGAACAGCCATGA
- the hpt gene encoding hypoxanthine phosphoribosyltransferase has product MDSNDVQADLKHVLYTKEQIQTRIAELAAQIDKDYEGRDILIVGVLKGAVMVMADLARALHSHVSMDWMAVSSYGSGTQSSGVVRILKDLDTDLMGKDVLIVEDIIDSGLTLSWLKSNLESRGTASVEICTAFRKPTAAKVEIDVKYVGYDIPNEFVVGYGLDYAEKYRNLDFVGTLAPHVYE; this is encoded by the coding sequence GTGGATTCAAACGACGTCCAGGCAGATCTCAAGCACGTTCTTTACACCAAAGAGCAGATCCAAACGCGCATCGCGGAACTCGCAGCGCAGATCGACAAGGACTACGAGGGCCGCGACATCTTGATCGTCGGTGTCCTCAAGGGTGCGGTCATGGTCATGGCTGACCTGGCGCGCGCTCTGCACAGCCACGTCAGCATGGACTGGATGGCTGTCTCGTCTTACGGTTCCGGTACCCAGTCTTCCGGCGTGGTCCGGATCCTCAAGGACCTTGACACCGACCTCATGGGCAAGGATGTCCTGATTGTTGAGGACATCATCGATTCCGGACTGACCCTTTCCTGGCTCAAGTCCAACCTCGAATCCCGTGGCACGGCCAGCGTCGAGATCTGCACGGCCTTCCGCAAGCCGACCGCCGCCAAGGTGGAGATCGACGTCAAGTACGTTGGCTACGACATCCCCAACGAGTTCGTGGTGGGCTACGGCCTCGACTACGCCGAAAAGTACCGCAACCTGGACTTCGTGGGCACCTTGGCCCCACACGTTTACGAGTAA
- the folP gene encoding dihydropteroate synthase, translating into MDSLAAAPGTGPATSPLPVLRKPRPAARFEDLPTDRTLVMGILNVTPDSFSDGGTHRTPDTAIALGLRMFYAGADIIDVGGESTRSGAEPVSPEEEQRRVIPVIQALVKAGALVSIDTMHTSTAAAAVEAGAAIINDVSGLTIEPGMPELVARTKVPYILTHRRGDAMTMDSLTDYHNVTQDVVAELSGVRDKLYAAGVAPEQIIIDPGVGFSKNEDQNWEILKNLDQLFGLGHKVMVAASRKRFLGSLLTVAGKSAAPLERDAATAAITALSAAKGAWAVRVHDVGPSLDAVKVAARIAR; encoded by the coding sequence ATGGACTCCCTCGCTGCAGCACCCGGAACCGGCCCGGCCACAAGCCCGTTGCCGGTTCTCCGTAAGCCGCGGCCCGCGGCCAGGTTCGAGGACCTGCCGACGGACCGCACGCTCGTCATGGGAATCCTCAATGTCACCCCGGATTCCTTCAGTGACGGCGGCACCCACCGGACGCCGGACACGGCTATCGCGCTTGGTTTGCGCATGTTTTACGCCGGCGCGGACATTATCGACGTCGGTGGCGAGTCCACGCGCTCTGGCGCCGAGCCGGTTTCCCCGGAAGAAGAACAGCGCCGTGTCATTCCGGTGATTCAGGCGTTGGTCAAGGCTGGCGCGCTGGTCAGCATCGACACGATGCACACGTCCACGGCCGCCGCGGCAGTGGAGGCTGGTGCGGCCATCATCAACGATGTTTCCGGCCTCACCATCGAGCCCGGTATGCCGGAGCTCGTAGCCCGGACCAAGGTCCCGTACATCCTTACGCACCGCCGCGGCGATGCCATGACCATGGACAGCCTGACGGACTACCACAACGTGACCCAGGACGTGGTGGCTGAACTCAGCGGCGTCCGCGACAAGTTGTACGCAGCGGGCGTTGCCCCGGAGCAGATCATCATTGATCCCGGAGTCGGTTTCTCCAAGAACGAGGACCAGAACTGGGAAATCCTCAAGAACCTTGATCAGCTCTTCGGGTTGGGCCACAAGGTGATGGTGGCTGCTTCCCGCAAGCGGTTCCTCGGTTCGCTGCTCACTGTTGCGGGCAAGTCGGCTGCTCCGCTGGAACGCGACGCCGCCACCGCTGCAATCACCGCTTTGAGCGCCGCCAAGGGCGCCTGGGCTGTCCGCGTCCACGACGTCGGACCCAGCCTTGACGCCGTCAAGGTCGCCGCCCGCATCGCACGCTGA
- the ftsH gene encoding ATP-dependent zinc metalloprotease FtsH, whose protein sequence is MKAKSFFKGPGIWIVVVVGLLLVAFATLAPGGSTRIDTKEGLELLSQSGKVEQAKIFDAENRVDLVLKDNLNLDGQDKGKNVQFFYVTDRGPDVVKAVTNANPEKGFTDQPIENNWFSGLFSLLIPVLLLGVLFWFLLSRMQGGGSKVMQFGKSKAKLVNKDMPQVTFSDVAGADEAVEELQEIKEFLQEPAKFQAVGAKIPKGVLLYGPPGTGKTLLARAVAGEAGVPFFSISGSDFVEMFVGVGASRVRDLFEQAKASSPAIIFVDEIDAVGRHRGAGIGGGNDEREQTLNQLLVEMDGFDVKTNVILIAATNRPDVLDPALLRPGRFDRQITVEAPDMIGREQILNVHAKGKPMAQGIDLKAVAKKTPGYTGADLANVLNEAALLTARSNANLIDDRALDEAIDRVMAGPQKRSRVMKELERKITAYHEGGHALVAAALRNSAPVTKITILPRGRALGYTMVIPEDDKYSITRNELLDQMAYAMGGRVAEEIVFHDPSTGASNDIEKATSTARKMVTQYGMSERVGAVKLGQGGGEPFLGRDAAQERNFSDQIAYVVDEEVRRLIDQAHDEAYAILTENRDVLDRLALELLERETLNQAEIAEIFHDIRKRDFREIWLSKESRPVQSIPPVESRAEKAEREAQEEAKQARLDEPLDVVAPHAQGVSSQDSFQAPRPDGGNDSTHHG, encoded by the coding sequence ATGAAAGCTAAGAGTTTCTTCAAGGGCCCGGGCATCTGGATTGTTGTCGTCGTTGGCTTGCTCCTGGTGGCATTCGCAACACTGGCTCCGGGCGGTTCAACGCGCATTGACACCAAGGAAGGCCTGGAGCTCCTTTCCCAAAGCGGGAAGGTTGAGCAGGCCAAGATCTTCGACGCCGAAAACCGCGTTGACCTGGTGCTCAAGGACAACCTGAACCTGGACGGCCAGGACAAGGGCAAGAACGTTCAGTTCTTCTACGTCACGGATCGTGGTCCGGATGTGGTGAAGGCAGTCACCAACGCCAACCCGGAAAAGGGCTTCACGGACCAGCCGATCGAGAACAACTGGTTCTCCGGCCTGTTCTCGCTGCTCATCCCGGTGCTGCTCCTCGGTGTGCTGTTCTGGTTCCTGCTTTCCCGTATGCAGGGCGGCGGCTCCAAGGTGATGCAGTTCGGCAAGTCCAAGGCCAAGCTGGTCAACAAGGACATGCCGCAGGTGACCTTCTCCGACGTAGCCGGTGCTGACGAAGCTGTGGAAGAGCTCCAGGAAATCAAGGAGTTCCTCCAGGAACCGGCCAAGTTCCAGGCTGTTGGCGCCAAGATCCCCAAGGGTGTGCTGCTTTACGGCCCTCCAGGTACCGGTAAGACGCTGCTTGCCCGCGCTGTTGCAGGCGAAGCCGGCGTTCCCTTCTTCTCCATCTCCGGCTCGGACTTTGTTGAAATGTTCGTCGGCGTTGGTGCTTCCCGCGTCCGTGACTTGTTTGAGCAGGCCAAGGCCAGCTCTCCGGCCATCATCTTCGTTGATGAGATCGACGCCGTTGGTCGTCACCGTGGTGCCGGCATCGGCGGCGGCAACGACGAACGTGAGCAGACGCTGAACCAGCTCCTCGTGGAGATGGACGGCTTCGACGTCAAGACCAACGTCATCCTCATCGCTGCCACCAACCGCCCGGACGTCCTGGACCCCGCGTTGCTGCGCCCGGGCCGCTTCGACCGGCAGATCACCGTGGAAGCCCCGGATATGATCGGCCGCGAGCAGATCCTGAACGTTCACGCCAAGGGCAAGCCCATGGCGCAGGGCATCGACCTCAAGGCTGTTGCCAAGAAGACCCCGGGTTACACGGGCGCCGACCTGGCCAACGTCCTGAACGAGGCCGCACTTCTGACCGCGCGTTCCAACGCCAACCTGATTGACGACCGCGCACTGGATGAGGCAATCGACCGTGTCATGGCCGGCCCGCAGAAGCGCAGCCGGGTCATGAAGGAACTCGAACGCAAGATCACCGCGTATCACGAAGGTGGGCACGCTTTGGTTGCCGCTGCCCTTCGTAATTCGGCACCGGTCACCAAGATCACCATCCTTCCCCGTGGCCGCGCACTCGGCTACACCATGGTGATTCCTGAGGACGACAAGTACTCGATCACCCGTAACGAACTGCTGGACCAGATGGCCTACGCCATGGGTGGCCGCGTTGCTGAGGAAATCGTGTTCCACGACCCCTCCACCGGTGCTTCCAATGACATCGAGAAGGCAACCTCCACAGCCCGCAAGATGGTCACGCAGTACGGCATGAGCGAACGCGTTGGCGCTGTGAAGCTGGGCCAGGGCGGCGGCGAGCCGTTCCTCGGCCGCGACGCCGCACAGGAACGCAATTTCTCCGACCAGATCGCCTACGTGGTGGACGAAGAAGTGCGTCGACTCATCGACCAGGCGCACGACGAGGCCTATGCCATCCTCACGGAAAACCGGGACGTCCTGGACCGTCTGGCACTGGAACTCCTTGAACGGGAAACCTTGAACCAGGCTGAGATTGCCGAGATCTTCCATGACATCCGGAAGCGTGATTTCCGTGAGATCTGGCTGTCCAAGGAATCCCGTCCGGTCCAGTCCATCCCGCCCGTGGAAAGCCGGGCAGAAAAGGCTGAACGCGAAGCCCAGGAGGAAGCCAAGCAGGCGCGTCTGGACGAACCCCTGGACGTCGTCGCTCCGCACGCGCAGGGGGTCAGCAGCCAGGACTCCTTCCAGGCACCGCGACCAGACGGCGGCAACGACTCCACGCATCACGGCTAA